ACCCTGAAGATCATGGGCCAGGAGCGGAAGTTCAACTCGCCCCGCGACGCCCTGGACGCCGGCATCGCCACCGTGTACCAGGACCTGGCCGTGGTCCCGTTGATGCCGATCTGGCGCAACTTCTTCCTCGGCTCGGAACTGACCACCGGGTTCGGGCCGTTCAAGTCCATGGACGTCCAGAAAATGAAGGACATCACCCTGAAGGAACTGGCCGAGATGGGCATCGACCTGCGCGATGTCGAACAACCCATCGGCCAGCTCTCCGGCGGTGAACGCCAATGCGTCGCGATCGCCCGGGCCGTGTATTTCGGGGCGAAGGTGCTGATCCTGGACGAACCCACCGCCGCGCTGGGCGTCAAGCAGTCCGGCGTGGTGCTCCGGTACATCCTGCAGGCCCGCGACCGGGGACTGGGCGTCATTTTCATCACCCACAACCCGCACCACGCCTTCCCGGTCGGTGACCGGTTCCTGCTGCTCAAGCGCGGCAAGTCGATCGGCTACTACGACAAGAAGGACATCACCCTGGACGAACTGACCGCCCAGATGGCCGGCGGCGCGGAACTGGCCGAACTCGCCCACGAACTCGAACAACTCGGCGGACACACCCAAGCCCTCAAAGAAGTCCAAGCCGAAGTCGCCGAGGTAACCGAAGTCGCTGACGTCCCTGGCGTTGCTGACGATTCAAAGGAAAGCAGCCCACGGCACGCCTAGCGCCGGGAGACAGCGCGGACGGAGACGGGGGTCCGCCGGAAAACCGGATGGGCCCCCGCTCGCCATGCCAACGCAGGAATGTGCACGAAGTAGTAGACGGGAAGACAGCATGCCGATCCGGGTTGGCGTTATCGGCGCCGGTGTTATGGGCGCAGACCACATCAGGAACCTTTCCACCACCATCAGCGGGGCCGAAGTCACCTTCGTGGCAGACCTCGACGCCGGACGAGCGGCAGCCGCGGCGCCGCCGTCCGCTCGCATCACCACGGATCCTTCCGAGCTGATCAACTCCAGCGAGGTTGACGCCGTCGTCGTCGCTTCCCATGACTCCACCCATGCCGGACTGGTGCTGGAATGCTTCGAAGCCATGACCCCGGTACTGTGCGAAAAGCCGTTGGCTCCCACGCTCCTGGAAAGCCGCGAAGTGGTGGAGGCCGAAGCCGACCTCCTGGCCGCAACGGGTGCCCGACTGTTGTCGATGGGTTTCATGAGGCGCTTCGATCCCGGCTATGTCGCCCTGCGCGAAGCCACCCGGGCACGCACACAAGGCGAGCCTTTGCAGGTCCACTGCACTAGTCGGACCGTGTCCGCGGGACCTGGCGCGAGCTCGGAATCCGCCATCACCAATTCCGCTATCCACGAGCTCGACATCATTCCTTGGCTGCTGGATTCGCCTATCACTGAGGTGTCCTGGCAAGCGGGGCGGAGTTCCCGGCACAGTACCGGTGACCTGCGGGATCCAGCCTTCATGATCCTGCGCGCGGCCGATGGCACCCTGGCCACTCTCGAACTCTTCCTCAACGCGCAGTACGGCTACACCACCCAGTGCGAGGTCGTATCAGAGTTCGGAACCACGGCGCTCCCGGAACCGGCCGCCCTCGATGTCCGGCAGGAAGGGAGGCGCAGTTCCGAAATCCCTGCAGACTGGCGTCCACGCTTCGCCGACGCTTACCGCTTGCAACTTCAGGCCTGGATTTCAGCCCTCGAAAAGGGAGAGCCTGCGCCGCTCGCCACGGGTGAGGATGGCCTGCGCGCGTCGCAGCTCGCACAAGCAATGATCCGTTCGCTCCACAGCGACGGGGCCTACACAAAGGTGGTCTACTGATGGTTTCATCCGGGCTGCCGGTGTCCCGGGTGCCGGATTCCCGCGACGCGCCCGCGTTGCGCTGGGGGATCATGGGCCCGGGGTGGATTGCCGAACGCTTCACCGAGTCGGTGCAGGCCTATTCAACGCAAGTGATTGCCGCCGTCGGCTCCCGTTCCTTGGAGCGGTCCAAGGCGTTCGCGGATGCCTTCGATGGGCCCGCAGCCTACGGGAGCTACCAAGAGCTGGCGGCGGCTCCGGACATCGACATTGTGTACGTGTGCACGCCACACAATGTCCACCACGCGGCTGCCGTCCTCGCCATCGACGCCGGCAAACATGTCCTCATCGAGAAGCCGATCGGCCTCAACGCGGCGCAGGCGCGGGAGATCGCCGCCCGCGCCAAGGCAGCCGGCGTTTTCGCCGCCGAAGCCATGTGGAGCTTCTTCCTTCCGAAGTTCGACGTGATCCGGCAAGTGCTCGACGCCGGGATGCTGGGTACCGTGACAACGGTCCTGGCGGAATACGGCGAGCACTTCGAACGCAGCCACCGTATCTTCGACCCCGCTCTGGCTGGCGGGCCTTTGCTGGACCTTGGCACCTACCCGCTGGCCCTCATCACAGAAGTCCTGGGGGCGCCCGAACGATTGAGCGCTTTCGGCCAGCCCCACGAATCCGGGGTCAACGCGCAGCTCTCCGCCATCATGCAATTCCCGGGCGGAAGCCAGGCCGTCATGAATACGCACCTGCATAACTTCACCCCCACGGCGGCAACGATCGTTGGCTCCGAGGCCACGTTGACCATCGATGGCCCCTTCAATACGCCTGGCGGTTTCGAGATCCGGTTCCCGGACGGTACGCGACTTCGCCACAACGAGCCTGCGGGCGGCCATTTGGAAGGCTTGCACTACGAAGCCGCGGCCGTGGCACGCGCCATCGCCGCCGGTGAGATGGAAACCCCGCAGAGGCCTCTGGCCTCCTCCATCCGGACGATGGAAGTTGCCGATGAGATCCGCCGCCAGGTGGGCATTGAATTTCCGGGCGAAGGCAAAGCGCCTGCCTGAGCAATTGTTGTACTGACTATCGAAAGGACGGGCCCATGGCCTACATCGAACAGCATTCAGCCGGACTTCCCACACCCGTGCGGCTTGGCCTCATAGGCTCCGGCTGGATGGGAGCGTTCCACGGCGAAAGCATAGCCCGCAGGGTTCCCGGTGCGGTCCTGGCCGCCGTCGCCGACCCCAACGTGGACTCTGCGGCGTCCGTGGCTGCCCAGCTTGGTACGGCGAAAGTCACCGCGGACGCCGCGGACATCATGGCCGATCCGGAGATCGACGCCGTGATCATTGCCAGCCCCGCACGCTTCCACGCTTCCCTGATCGCCCAGGCCGCGGCCGCGGGCAAGCACGTGTTTTGCGAGAAGCCTGCGGCCCAGAGCCTCGATGAGCTCGACGCCGCGCTCCTTGCCATCGAAGCGGCAGGGGTCCATTTCCAGATCGGCTTCAACCGCCGCTACGCGACCGACTTCCAGGCCGCCAAGAAGGACCTGGCCGAAGGAATTGTGGGGGAGCCACAGCTCTTGCGCTCGTTGACGAGGGATCCGGGCACCGGGAGCATCGGACATGCGGCCAGGGTTCCGGCCTGGACGATCTTCCTGGAAACCCTCATCCACGACTTCGACACCTTGAACTGGTTCAACGAAGGTGCCGAGCCGGTGGAGGTCTACGCTGTCGCGGACGCGCTGGTGGAACCGGGCCTGCGTGACCAGGGATTCCTGGACACCGCCGTGGTTACCGTCCGCTACAGCAATGGAGCCTTGGCGGTGGCGGAAGCCAACTTCAGCGCCCTGTACGGTTACGACGTCAGGGGCGAAGTCTTCGGCTCGAAGGGCATGGTTCAGGCCGGACGCCCCACTGAAACTGCCGCCCTGAGGTACACGGCAGAGGGCCTTTCCGCAGAAACTCCGAGGTTCAACGTCGAGCTGTTCCGCGATGCCTACACCGACGAACTCGTGGACTTCGCGGCGGCAGTCCGCGCGCGCCACGACGGCACGCAGCCGCCGTCGGGCGCTTTCACCCTCACCCCGGGAGCCGCGGACGCGCGCCGCGCACTCGCGATGGCTTTGGCCTGCATCGAGTCGGTCCAGCAAGGCGCCCCGGTGGCGGTACCCGCTGTTTCGAGGAACAGCGCAGTCTCGAGCAACAGCAAGGCCGGTGTCTGATGCGGTTGGCCGTTTGCGCCGAAATGGTCTTCAAGGAACTGCCGTTCACCGAAAGGGTGCGGCGGATCCACGAAGCCGGATTCGACGTCGAACTCTGGGACTCCAGGAGCAAGGACATTGCGGCACTCAAGGCGAGCGGCGCGGTTTTTTCCTCCATGACCGGGTACACCTCCGGGAGCCTGGTTGACGCCGACACCGCCGATGACGTGGTGCGGACAGCTGAGACACTGATTCCGACCGCTTTGGAACTCGGCGTCAGCCGCATGGTGGTGCACTCGGCCGAGCTCATCGACGGCAAAGCGGCCCGTCCCGTCTACCGGTCCAACGGCAGCATGTGGATCACGGGTGCCCGGACCTTGGAGCGCCTTGGCGCGATCGGGGAAAAGCACGGAGTGACGTTTTGCCTGGAAAATCTCAACACTGTGCTGGACCACCCGGGTATTCCGCTGGCGCGGGCCAAGGACACCCTAGCGCTGGTGGAGGCGGCCGGACACCCCAACGTGAAGATGATGCTGGACCTGTACCACGCACAATTGGGGGAGGGGAACCTCATTGAGCTGGTCCGCATCGCCTTGCCGCATATCGGCGAGATCCAGGTGGCGGACGTTCCCGGCCGTTGCGAGCCCGGCACCGGCGAAATCAACTACTCGGCTGTGGCCCGGGCGCTCGCGGCTGCGGGCTATGAAGGGACCGTCGGCATGGAGGCATGGGCCAGCGGAGACGACATGGAGGCGCTTGAGGCGTTCCGCCAGGCGTTCACGCTTGAGGCCGGAGAGTCCCGGAACAGCTCAGCTTTTTCAACGGAGGTAGCACTATGAAGGACGTCATTCTCGGGCTGGTTGGAGTAGGGCGGATCGGCGTGATGCACGCCAACAACATCGGCGCCATCAACGGGGAACTGAATGCGCAGGGCATCAACGTGGAATTGCGGCTCACGGACGTCGCTGAAGAACATGCCCGCAAGGTGGCAGCCGGTCTCGGCGCTCAATTCCTGCCGTCCGTAGAGGCCTTGATCGCCTCAGGCGTGGACGGACTGGTCATCGCGACCGGCACCGGCACGCACCCGGAACTGATCCGCGCAGGAGTGGACGCCGGTATCCCGGTGTTCTGCGAGAAGCCCGTGGCCATGAATGTGGCCGACTCACTGCCTGTCCTGGAACATATCCGTGCCAACGACGGAGTGGTGCAGATCGGCCACCAGCGCCGCTTCGATGCCGGCTATCTCGAGGCCAAGCGCGCCTACCAAGCGGGGGAGCTTGGCTGGATCCACTCGCTGCGCGCCGTGACCTGCGACATGGCGCCGCCGCCCGTGGAGTTCCTGGCAACCTCCGGCGGGCTGTTCCGCGATTGCTCGGTCCACGACTTCGACATCCTGCGCTGGTTGACCGGCCGCGAGATCGTGGAGGTCTATGCCAAGGGTTCCAACAACGGTGATCCCGCCATCGGCGAAGTGGGCGATGTGGACACCGCCCTTGCGTTGATCACCTTCGACGACGGGACAGTCGGCACGGTGTCGGCCACCCGTTACAACGGTGCGGGGCACGACGTCCGCCTCGAAATCCAGGGCTCCAAGCATTCCCTCATGGTTGGCCTGGACGACAAGACAGCCGTGGAATCGGCCGAGGCCGGCATAGCCTTCCCGTCCGGCGAACCCCACAAGACCTTCGCCGAACGCTTCGACCAGGCCTATCGCTCGGAAATGGCGGCCTTCGTTGAGCTGATCCTGGGCCAGCGGGAAAACCCGTGCACCCCGGAGGACGCCGTCGCGGCGTCCCGTGTGGCGGATGCCGCGCAGGAGTCGCTGGCAAGCGGGGTTCCCGTCAAGGTGGCACTGGTGACGGCGTAGGCCGGTCAAGCGATTACAGGCCCCAACTGGCTCGCAGTTATTGTCGTTTTGACGGCCCAGAACGACAACAACTGCTTGGGCCCACGCCGCCAGGGTTCCCTGGCCGAGCTTGCGAGGCGAGGGTGGCGGTGGGGATCAGTTGGGTGTGGGAACGCCTTAGGCGCCGAACGGCAGGCGGGGGTCGATGTCCTGTCCGTCCCAGTTTTGCCGCACCCACCCGTGGTGGGGGTCGTCGCTGATGAGCCATTCGCGCACGGGTCCCGGGCCTGCCATGACGTTCAGGTAGTACAAGTCGTAGCCGGGAGCGGCCATGGCGGGGCCGTGCCAGCCATAGGGAACGAGAATGACGTCGCCCGTCCGAACCTCCGCGGCCACATCGATCGGACGGTCATCGGAAGCGTAGACGCGCTGGTAGCCGATAGCATCGGCGTCAGCGGGGGCACCGGCACCTTCGGCCACCCGGGTTTCGAAGTAGTAGATCTCCTCGAGCTGCGTTTCGCCGTCCTTTTCCTCGTCATGCTTGTGCGGGGGATAGGAGGACCAGTTGCCCCCGGGGGTGAGTACTTCGCAGACGATGAAACGGTCGG
This genomic interval from Arthrobacter sp. FW306-2-2C-D06B contains the following:
- a CDS encoding TIM barrel protein, which codes for MRLAVCAEMVFKELPFTERVRRIHEAGFDVELWDSRSKDIAALKASGAVFSSMTGYTSGSLVDADTADDVVRTAETLIPTALELGVSRMVVHSAELIDGKAARPVYRSNGSMWITGARTLERLGAIGEKHGVTFCLENLNTVLDHPGIPLARAKDTLALVEAAGHPNVKMMLDLYHAQLGEGNLIELVRIALPHIGEIQVADVPGRCEPGTGEINYSAVARALAAAGYEGTVGMEAWASGDDMEALEAFRQAFTLEAGESRNSSAFSTEVAL
- a CDS encoding Gfo/Idh/MocA family oxidoreductase, whose translation is MPIRVGVIGAGVMGADHIRNLSTTISGAEVTFVADLDAGRAAAAAPPSARITTDPSELINSSEVDAVVVASHDSTHAGLVLECFEAMTPVLCEKPLAPTLLESREVVEAEADLLAATGARLLSMGFMRRFDPGYVALREATRARTQGEPLQVHCTSRTVSAGPGASSESAITNSAIHELDIIPWLLDSPITEVSWQAGRSSRHSTGDLRDPAFMILRAADGTLATLELFLNAQYGYTTQCEVVSEFGTTALPEPAALDVRQEGRRSSEIPADWRPRFADAYRLQLQAWISALEKGEPAPLATGEDGLRASQLAQAMIRSLHSDGAYTKVVY
- a CDS encoding Gfo/Idh/MocA family oxidoreductase gives rise to the protein MAYIEQHSAGLPTPVRLGLIGSGWMGAFHGESIARRVPGAVLAAVADPNVDSAASVAAQLGTAKVTADAADIMADPEIDAVIIASPARFHASLIAQAAAAGKHVFCEKPAAQSLDELDAALLAIEAAGVHFQIGFNRRYATDFQAAKKDLAEGIVGEPQLLRSLTRDPGTGSIGHAARVPAWTIFLETLIHDFDTLNWFNEGAEPVEVYAVADALVEPGLRDQGFLDTAVVTVRYSNGALAVAEANFSALYGYDVRGEVFGSKGMVQAGRPTETAALRYTAEGLSAETPRFNVELFRDAYTDELVDFAAAVRARHDGTQPPSGAFTLTPGAADARRALAMALACIESVQQGAPVAVPAVSRNSAVSSNSKAGV
- a CDS encoding Gfo/Idh/MocA family protein, whose protein sequence is MVSSGLPVSRVPDSRDAPALRWGIMGPGWIAERFTESVQAYSTQVIAAVGSRSLERSKAFADAFDGPAAYGSYQELAAAPDIDIVYVCTPHNVHHAAAVLAIDAGKHVLIEKPIGLNAAQAREIAARAKAAGVFAAEAMWSFFLPKFDVIRQVLDAGMLGTVTTVLAEYGEHFERSHRIFDPALAGGPLLDLGTYPLALITEVLGAPERLSAFGQPHESGVNAQLSAIMQFPGGSQAVMNTHLHNFTPTAATIVGSEATLTIDGPFNTPGGFEIRFPDGTRLRHNEPAGGHLEGLHYEAAAVARAIAAGEMETPQRPLASSIRTMEVADEIRRQVGIEFPGEGKAPA
- a CDS encoding Gfo/Idh/MocA family oxidoreductase, giving the protein MKDVILGLVGVGRIGVMHANNIGAINGELNAQGINVELRLTDVAEEHARKVAAGLGAQFLPSVEALIASGVDGLVIATGTGTHPELIRAGVDAGIPVFCEKPVAMNVADSLPVLEHIRANDGVVQIGHQRRFDAGYLEAKRAYQAGELGWIHSLRAVTCDMAPPPVEFLATSGGLFRDCSVHDFDILRWLTGREIVEVYAKGSNNGDPAIGEVGDVDTALALITFDDGTVGTVSATRYNGAGHDVRLEIQGSKHSLMVGLDDKTAVESAEAGIAFPSGEPHKTFAERFDQAYRSEMAAFVELILGQRENPCTPEDAVAASRVADAAQESLASGVPVKVALVTA
- a CDS encoding ATP-binding cassette domain-containing protein, with protein sequence MNAKQIDQQTLLKDEKDPLTHTPVHLLSLDGVGKHYGNIIALRDVTMAVDNGRVTCVLGDNGAGKSTLIKIIAGLHQHDAGTLKIMGQERKFNSPRDALDAGIATVYQDLAVVPLMPIWRNFFLGSELTTGFGPFKSMDVQKMKDITLKELAEMGIDLRDVEQPIGQLSGGERQCVAIARAVYFGAKVLILDEPTAALGVKQSGVVLRYILQARDRGLGVIFITHNPHHAFPVGDRFLLLKRGKSIGYYDKKDITLDELTAQMAGGAELAELAHELEQLGGHTQALKEVQAEVAEVTEVADVPGVADDSKESSPRHA